The Henckelia pumila isolate YLH828 chromosome 2, ASM3356847v2, whole genome shotgun sequence genome includes a window with the following:
- the LOC140884729 gene encoding UDP-glucuronate:xylan alpha-glucuronosyltransferase 2 isoform X1 produces the protein MVMKKMFRATFTKALVIRINLVFLAFFLLLYVILQLCPSSADYNHHLSSASRVRCSLHKCHHKMENRVKMKSVLEENDEASQLKPQREIITRERPNFLNKIRKGMKVGMVNMDDENVSGWKTHGEMVPVRFERVSEHFEWKDLFPEWIDEEEEIDGPWCPEIPMPEFEKHGYVDMIVAKLPCNVSDQRDVFRLQVHLLTANLAVKRGTWDRNGKMDVVFLSECRPMIELFRCDDLVRMEGEWWHYSVEMERLQQKVALPVGSCNLALPLWGKGMDQVLDVSKMKGSQDTPKREAYATLLHSSETYVCGAITLAQTLLQTRTDRDLILLLDSSISEPNRDALSRAGWKLRTIKRIRNPHAENNSYNEYNYSKFRLWLLTEYDKIVFIDSDILVLRNLDVLFHFPQMSATGNDGSIFNSGVMVIEPSNCTFQLLMARRKEIISYNGGDQGFLNEVFVWWHRFPRRVNFLKNFWSNSTTEASVKNQLFGSDPPKLYSIHYLGLKPWLCYRDYDCNWDIPDQRVYASDVAHARWWRVYDGMDDRLRSVCRLSERRKIELEWDRKKAMESGMRDEHWRINVTDPRRFI, from the exons ATGGTCATGAAGAAGATGTTCAGGGCCACTTTTACCAAAGCTTTGGTTATCAGAATCAACCTTGTTTTCTTGGCATTTTTCTTGCTTCTTTATGTAATCCTTCAACTCTGCCCTTCTTCCGCCGATTACAACCACCACCTAAGTTCGGCTTCCCGAGTTAGATGTTCATTACACAAGTGCCATCATAAG ATGGAGAATAGGGTCAAGATGAAATCTGTGTTGGAGGAGAACGACGAGGCGAGTCAATTAAAGCCTCAAAGGGAGATTATCACAAGGGAAAGGCCGAATTTCTTGAACAAAATCCGGAAAGGGATGAAGGTAGGAATGGTGAACATGGACGACGAAAATGTTTCGGGATGGAAGACACATGGGGAGATGGTTCCGGTTCGGTTTGAGAGAGTTTCGGAGCACTTCGAATGGAAGGACTTGTTCCCCGAATGGATAGACGAGGAAGAAGAAATCGATGGCCCCTGGTGCCCCGAGATACCGATGCCTGAGTTCGAGAAGCACGGCTACGTTGACATGATAGTGGCCAAGCTGCCTTGCAATGTTTCGGATCAAAGGGATGTGTTTAGGCTCCAAGTGCACCTTTTGACAGCAAATTTGGCAGTGAAGAGAGGGACATGGGACCGGAACGGGAAGATGGACGTCGTTTTTCTGAGCGAATGCAGGCCGATGATCGAGCTTTTCCGGTGCGACGATTTGGTGAGAATGGAAGGGGAATGGTGGCATTATAGCGTGGAGATGGAGAGGCTGCAGCAGAAGGTTGCATTGCCTGTTGGATCATGCAATTTGGCATTGCCATTGTGGGGGAAAG GGATGGACCAAGTTTTGGATGTTTCCAAAATGAAAGGCTCCCAAGATACACCAAAACGAGAGGCCTACGCCACTCTACTTCATTCCTCCGAGACATACGTCTGTGGTGCCATAACACTAGCTCAAACCCTCCTTCAAACCCGAACGGACCGCGATCTCATCCTTCTCTTAGACAGCTCCATATCCGAACCAAACCGCGACGCCCTCTCCCGAGCAGggtggaagctccgaaccatcAAACGGATCCGAAACCCACATGCCGAAAATAACTCTTACAACGAATACAATTACAGCAAGTTCAGATTGTGGCTGCTGACCGAGTACGACAAGATCGTCTTCATTGACTCGGACATCCTGGTTCTACGTAACTTGGACGTACTCTTCCACTTCCCTCAGATGTCCGCCACGGGCAACGACGGATCCATCTTCAACTCCGGTGTAATGGTGATCGAGCCGTCGAACTGCACCTTCCAGCTGCTGATGGCCCGTAGGAAAGAGATAATCTCCTACAACGGCGGCGATCAGGGTTTCTTGAACGAGGTTTTCGTGTGGTGGCATAGGTTTCCGAGGAGGGTCAACTttctgaagaacttttggtCCAATTCCACAACCGAGGCTAGTGTTAAGAACCAGTTGTTCGGGTCGGATCCTCCCAAATTGTATTCGATACACTACCTAGGTTTGAAGCCATGGTTGTGTTATAGGGACTATGATTGTAACTGGGATATCCCCGACCAGCGTGTGTACGCTAGCGACGTCGCGCATGCACGGTGGTGGAGGGTTTACGACGGCATGGACGACCGTTTAAGGTCCGTTTGTCGGCTGTCGGAACGGAGAAAGATTGAGCTGGAGTGGGATAGGAAGAAAGCTATGGAGAGTGGGATGAGAGATGAGCATTGGAGGATCAATGTTACGGATCCAAGgagatttatttga
- the LOC140884729 gene encoding UDP-glucuronate:xylan alpha-glucuronosyltransferase 2 isoform X2 produces MENRVKMKSVLEENDEASQLKPQREIITRERPNFLNKIRKGMKVGMVNMDDENVSGWKTHGEMVPVRFERVSEHFEWKDLFPEWIDEEEEIDGPWCPEIPMPEFEKHGYVDMIVAKLPCNVSDQRDVFRLQVHLLTANLAVKRGTWDRNGKMDVVFLSECRPMIELFRCDDLVRMEGEWWHYSVEMERLQQKVALPVGSCNLALPLWGKGMDQVLDVSKMKGSQDTPKREAYATLLHSSETYVCGAITLAQTLLQTRTDRDLILLLDSSISEPNRDALSRAGWKLRTIKRIRNPHAENNSYNEYNYSKFRLWLLTEYDKIVFIDSDILVLRNLDVLFHFPQMSATGNDGSIFNSGVMVIEPSNCTFQLLMARRKEIISYNGGDQGFLNEVFVWWHRFPRRVNFLKNFWSNSTTEASVKNQLFGSDPPKLYSIHYLGLKPWLCYRDYDCNWDIPDQRVYASDVAHARWWRVYDGMDDRLRSVCRLSERRKIELEWDRKKAMESGMRDEHWRINVTDPRRFI; encoded by the exons ATGGAGAATAGGGTCAAGATGAAATCTGTGTTGGAGGAGAACGACGAGGCGAGTCAATTAAAGCCTCAAAGGGAGATTATCACAAGGGAAAGGCCGAATTTCTTGAACAAAATCCGGAAAGGGATGAAGGTAGGAATGGTGAACATGGACGACGAAAATGTTTCGGGATGGAAGACACATGGGGAGATGGTTCCGGTTCGGTTTGAGAGAGTTTCGGAGCACTTCGAATGGAAGGACTTGTTCCCCGAATGGATAGACGAGGAAGAAGAAATCGATGGCCCCTGGTGCCCCGAGATACCGATGCCTGAGTTCGAGAAGCACGGCTACGTTGACATGATAGTGGCCAAGCTGCCTTGCAATGTTTCGGATCAAAGGGATGTGTTTAGGCTCCAAGTGCACCTTTTGACAGCAAATTTGGCAGTGAAGAGAGGGACATGGGACCGGAACGGGAAGATGGACGTCGTTTTTCTGAGCGAATGCAGGCCGATGATCGAGCTTTTCCGGTGCGACGATTTGGTGAGAATGGAAGGGGAATGGTGGCATTATAGCGTGGAGATGGAGAGGCTGCAGCAGAAGGTTGCATTGCCTGTTGGATCATGCAATTTGGCATTGCCATTGTGGGGGAAAG GGATGGACCAAGTTTTGGATGTTTCCAAAATGAAAGGCTCCCAAGATACACCAAAACGAGAGGCCTACGCCACTCTACTTCATTCCTCCGAGACATACGTCTGTGGTGCCATAACACTAGCTCAAACCCTCCTTCAAACCCGAACGGACCGCGATCTCATCCTTCTCTTAGACAGCTCCATATCCGAACCAAACCGCGACGCCCTCTCCCGAGCAGggtggaagctccgaaccatcAAACGGATCCGAAACCCACATGCCGAAAATAACTCTTACAACGAATACAATTACAGCAAGTTCAGATTGTGGCTGCTGACCGAGTACGACAAGATCGTCTTCATTGACTCGGACATCCTGGTTCTACGTAACTTGGACGTACTCTTCCACTTCCCTCAGATGTCCGCCACGGGCAACGACGGATCCATCTTCAACTCCGGTGTAATGGTGATCGAGCCGTCGAACTGCACCTTCCAGCTGCTGATGGCCCGTAGGAAAGAGATAATCTCCTACAACGGCGGCGATCAGGGTTTCTTGAACGAGGTTTTCGTGTGGTGGCATAGGTTTCCGAGGAGGGTCAACTttctgaagaacttttggtCCAATTCCACAACCGAGGCTAGTGTTAAGAACCAGTTGTTCGGGTCGGATCCTCCCAAATTGTATTCGATACACTACCTAGGTTTGAAGCCATGGTTGTGTTATAGGGACTATGATTGTAACTGGGATATCCCCGACCAGCGTGTGTACGCTAGCGACGTCGCGCATGCACGGTGGTGGAGGGTTTACGACGGCATGGACGACCGTTTAAGGTCCGTTTGTCGGCTGTCGGAACGGAGAAAGATTGAGCTGGAGTGGGATAGGAAGAAAGCTATGGAGAGTGGGATGAGAGATGAGCATTGGAGGATCAATGTTACGGATCCAAGgagatttatttga